In the genome of Pseudomonas sp. B33.4, the window TGTTGGGCCTTATAGATTCGGAAATTTCCCGTTTCATGGCGCCTATGCCAAACTAACCCGCATATAGACAAGGTGAAAACTCTCTAATGGCCGATTGGCAGTCCCTCGATCCCGAGGCCGCTCGTGAAGCGGAAAAATATGAAAACCCTATTCCTAGCCGCGAACTGATCCTGGCGCACCTCGCCGATCGGGGTTCGCCTGCTGCCCGCGAGCAACTGGTCGAAGAGTTTGGTCTGACCACAGAAGACCAGATCGAAGCCCTGCGCCGCCGTCTGCGCGCCATGGAGCGCGACGCTCAACTGATCTACACCCGTCGTGGCACGTACGCGCCGGTCGACAAGCTCGACCTTATCCTCGGTCGCATCAGCGGTCACCGTGACGGTTTCGGCTTCCTGGTGCCGGACGACGGCAGCGATGACCTGTTCATGAGCCCGGCGCAAATGCGTCTGGTATTCGACGGTGACCGTGCGCTGGCCCGTGTTTCCGGTCTCGACCGTCGCGGTCGCCGCGAAGGCGTGATCGTCGAAGTTGTCTCGCGTGCTCACGAAACCATCGTCGGTCGCTACTTTGAAGAAGGCGGCATCGGCTTCGTCGTTGCCGACAATCCGAAGATTCAGCAAGAAGTGCTGGTCACCCCGGGCCGCAACGCCAACGCGCAGATCGGTCAGTTCGTCGAGGTGAAAATCACCCACTGGCCGACGCCGCGCTTCCAGCCGCAAGGCGACGTGGTTGAAGTGGTCGGCAACTACATGGCGCCGGGCATGGAAATCGACGTTGCCCTGCGCACCTACGATATTCCGCACGTCTGGCCTGAGGCTGTTCTGAAAGAGGCGGCCAAGCTCAAGCCGGAAGTCGAAGAAAAAGACAAAGAGAAGCGCGTCGACCTGCGCCATCTGCCGTTCGTCACCATTGACGGCGAAGATGCCCGCGACTTCGATGACGCAGTTTATTGCGAAGCCAAACCTGGCAAGCTGCGCCTGTTCTCCGGCGGCTGGAAGTTGTACGTGGCGATTGCCGACGTTTCCAGCTACGTGAAGATCGGTTCGGCACTCGACAACGAAGCGCAAGTACGCGGCAACTCGGTGTATTTCCCCGAGCGCGTGGTGCCGATGCTGCCTGAGCAACTGTCCAACGGCCTGTGCTCGCTGAACCCGCACGTTGATCGTCTGGCCATGGTTTGCGAGATGACCATCTCCAAGTCTGGCGAAATGACCGACTACTGCTTCTATGAAGCGGTGATCCATTCCCACGCTCGTCTGACGTACAACAAAGTCAGCGCGATGCTGGAAACGCCGAAAATCACCGAGGCGCGTCAGCTTCGTGGAGAATACAACGATGTTCTGCCGCACCTCAAACAGCTTTATGCGCTGTACAAGGTGCTGCTGGCTGCCCGTCACGTACGTGGCGCGATCGATTTCGAAACGCAGGAAACCCGGATCATCTTCGGTACCGAGCGCAAGATCGCCGAAATCCGTCCGACCACCCGCAACGATGCGCACAAGCTGATCGAGGAATGCATGCTGGCGGCCAACGTAGCCACCGCCGAATTCCTCAAGAAGCACGAAATTCCTGCGCTGTACCGCGTCCACGATGGTCCGCCGCCGGAGCGTCTGGAAAAACTTCGTGCCTTCCTCGGCGAGCTCGGTCTGTCCCTGCACAAAGGTAAGGACGGCCCGTCGCCGAAGGACTACCAGGCACTGCTGGCGAGCATCAAGGATCGTCCGGATTTCCACCTGATCCAGACCGTGATGCTGCGTTCGCTGAGTCAAGCGGTGTACAGCGCTGACAATCAGGGCCACTTCGGTCTGAATTACGAAGCGTATACCCACTTCACTTCGCCGATCCGTCGTTATCCGGACCTGCTGACGCACCGCGCGATCCGCAGCGTGATCCATTCGAAGCAGGACACCCCGCACGTTCGTCGTGCCGGCGCGATGACCATTCCGAAGGCGCGCATCTATCCGTACGACGAGGCAGCACTGGAGCAACTCGGCGAGCAGTGCTCGATGAGCGAGCGCCGTGCTGACGAAGCGACCCGCGACGTGGTGAACTGGCTCAAGTGCGAGTTCATGAAGGACCGCGTGGGCGAGTCGTTCCCGGGCGTGATCACCGCGGTTACCGGTTTTGGCCTGTTCGTCGAGCTGACCGATATCTACGTCGAAGGCCTGGTGCACGTCACTGCGCTACCGGGTGACTACTACCACTTCGATCCTGTGCATCACCGCCTGGCGGGCGAGCGCACCGGTCGCAGCTTCCGCCTTGGCGATACCGTTGAAGTGCGCGTGATGCGCGTTGACCTCGACGAGCGCAAGATCGACTTCGAGATGGCTGAAAAAACCATCAGTGCGCCGATCGGTCGGAAAAAGCGTGGTGCTGAAACCGCCGCGCCAGCCGCCAAGGAAAAAGCCGAAGCGGCTCCAGCGAAAACTGCTGGTCGCCGTCCGGCCAAGGAAAAGGCTGCCGAAGCCTATCGCCCAAGCGACGCCGTGGCGAAAAACGCCGAGTTGCGCAAAAGCCGTGAAATGAAGAAAGCGCTGCTTTCCGATGCCAAAAACGGTGGTAAAGCGGCGTCCGGGGGAAAGACCGGACGGTCGGCGCCTGAAAAGGCCTCCGGCGGCAAGCCAGCCAAACCGAGCAAACACCGTAAAGGCCCGCCAAAAGCGGGTTCGGCTCCAGCCAAAAGTGGCGGGGCACGTAAACCGAAGGCGAAGTCATGAGTCAGTTGGAAAAAATCTACGGCGTTCACGCGGTAGAAGCGTTGCTGCGTCACCATCCAAAGCGCGTCAAGCAGATCTGGCTAGCGGAAAGCCGCAACGATCCGCGCGTGCAGACCCTGGTTGAACTGGCTAACGAAAATCGCGTTCAGGTCGGCCAGGCCGAACGTCGCGAAATGGACGCCTGGGTTGAAGGTGTTCACCAGGGCGTGGTCGCGGAAGTCAGTCCGAGTCAGGTCTGGGGCGAAGCAATGCTCGACGAGCTGCTTGATCGCACTGACGGCGCGCCACTGTTGCTGGTGCTCGACGGCGTGACCGATCCGCACAACCTCGGCGCTTGCCTGCGCTCGGCCGATGCCGCCGGTGCGCTGGCGGTGATTGTGCCGAAAGACAAGTCGGCGACTCTGACGCCTGTGGTGCGTAAAGTCGCTTGCGGCGCGGCAGAAGTAATTCCATTGGTTGCCGTGACTAACCTCGCTCGCACCCTGGAAAAACTTCAGCAGCGCGGTCTGTGGATTGTCGGTACTGCGGGGGAGGCTGAGGTCAGCATCTACGACCAGGATCTGACTGGCCCGACCATCCTGATCATGGGCGCCGAAGGCAAAGGCATGCGTCGCCTGACTCGCGAACACTGCGACTATCTGGTGAAGCTGCCGATGGCCGGTAGCGTCAGCAGTCTGAACGTGTCGGTTGCGACGGGCGTGTGTCTGTTCGAAGCCCAGCGTCAGCGCGGTGCCAAAGCCAAGGCAGCCACCAAGAAATCCTGATCTGCTGCAAATCCCCTGTAGGAGTGAGCCTGCTCGCGATAGCGGTGCAACATTCAGCATCAAAGTTGAATGTTACCCCCTCATCGCGAGCAGGCTCACTCCTACATTGTTTTGTGGGAAGGCGAAGATCGGTGATTGTTCAAATAATCACCAATTGCCTTGCACCTCTTCTATCCCTTCTCTACAATTGCGCCCCTTGCTGTGACGGCAGGCACGCATGTGCCCCGCGCCAGCAAGTCCATAAGTGTCATTCACTCCTTGTCTGACCGTTTTTGAGCGGCAGGCTACAACCCGTAAGGAGCATTCATGCGTCATTACGAAATCATCTTTCTGGTCCACCCGGATCAGAGCGAGCAAGTCGGCGGCATGGTTGAGCGTTACACCAAGCTGATCGAAGAAGACGGCGGCAAAATCCACCGTCTGGAA includes:
- the rlmB gene encoding 23S rRNA (guanosine(2251)-2'-O)-methyltransferase RlmB encodes the protein MSQLEKIYGVHAVEALLRHHPKRVKQIWLAESRNDPRVQTLVELANENRVQVGQAERREMDAWVEGVHQGVVAEVSPSQVWGEAMLDELLDRTDGAPLLLVLDGVTDPHNLGACLRSADAAGALAVIVPKDKSATLTPVVRKVACGAAEVIPLVAVTNLARTLEKLQQRGLWIVGTAGEAEVSIYDQDLTGPTILIMGAEGKGMRRLTREHCDYLVKLPMAGSVSSLNVSVATGVCLFEAQRQRGAKAKAATKKS
- the rnr gene encoding ribonuclease R, giving the protein MADWQSLDPEAAREAEKYENPIPSRELILAHLADRGSPAAREQLVEEFGLTTEDQIEALRRRLRAMERDAQLIYTRRGTYAPVDKLDLILGRISGHRDGFGFLVPDDGSDDLFMSPAQMRLVFDGDRALARVSGLDRRGRREGVIVEVVSRAHETIVGRYFEEGGIGFVVADNPKIQQEVLVTPGRNANAQIGQFVEVKITHWPTPRFQPQGDVVEVVGNYMAPGMEIDVALRTYDIPHVWPEAVLKEAAKLKPEVEEKDKEKRVDLRHLPFVTIDGEDARDFDDAVYCEAKPGKLRLFSGGWKLYVAIADVSSYVKIGSALDNEAQVRGNSVYFPERVVPMLPEQLSNGLCSLNPHVDRLAMVCEMTISKSGEMTDYCFYEAVIHSHARLTYNKVSAMLETPKITEARQLRGEYNDVLPHLKQLYALYKVLLAARHVRGAIDFETQETRIIFGTERKIAEIRPTTRNDAHKLIEECMLAANVATAEFLKKHEIPALYRVHDGPPPERLEKLRAFLGELGLSLHKGKDGPSPKDYQALLASIKDRPDFHLIQTVMLRSLSQAVYSADNQGHFGLNYEAYTHFTSPIRRYPDLLTHRAIRSVIHSKQDTPHVRRAGAMTIPKARIYPYDEAALEQLGEQCSMSERRADEATRDVVNWLKCEFMKDRVGESFPGVITAVTGFGLFVELTDIYVEGLVHVTALPGDYYHFDPVHHRLAGERTGRSFRLGDTVEVRVMRVDLDERKIDFEMAEKTISAPIGRKKRGAETAAPAAKEKAEAAPAKTAGRRPAKEKAAEAYRPSDAVAKNAELRKSREMKKALLSDAKNGGKAASGGKTGRSAPEKASGGKPAKPSKHRKGPPKAGSAPAKSGGARKPKAKS